Proteins from one Panthera leo isolate Ple1 chromosome D1, P.leo_Ple1_pat1.1, whole genome shotgun sequence genomic window:
- the LOC122199920 gene encoding olfactory receptor 4C11-like, translating into MNSSVTEFILLGLTQDPGKQRAVFGVFLIFYLATLLGNFLIVVTIKTSRSLASPMYFFLFYLSFADTCFSTTTAPRLIADALAQKKTISYNECMIQVFTFHFFGCMEILVLILMAFDRYVAICKPLRYTTIMSRHVCSVLVILAWVGSCIHSSAQIFLALRLPFCGPNVIDHYFCDLQPLLKLACMDTYVINLLVVSNSGAICTVSFIILLTSYVVILYSLRNHSAEGRRKALSTCTSHFIVVVLFFGPCIFIYTRPPATFPIDKIVAVFYTIGTPLLNPLIYTLRNMEVKKAMKKLWCSKV; encoded by the coding sequence ATGAATAGCAGTGTGACTGAATTCATTCTCCTTGGGCTGACACAGGATCCAGGAAAGCAGAGGGCAGTATTTGGGGTCTTCCTGATCTTTTACCTTGCAACACTGTTGGGGAACTTTCTCATTGTAGTGACTATTAAAACAAGCAGGAGCCTTGCAAgtcccatgtacttcttcctatTCTATCTGTCTTTTGCTGACACTTGCTTCTCTACAACCACAGCCCCCAGATTGATTGCGGATGCCCTTGCTCAGAAGAAGACCATTTCCTACAATGAGTGCATGATTCAGGTCTTTacattccatttctttgggtgCATGGAAATCTTGGTGCTCATCCTCATGGCTTTTGATCGCTATGTAGCCATTTGTAAGCCCTTGCGATACACAACCATCATGAGCCGGCACGTGTGCAGCGTTTTGGTGATTCTAGCCTGGGTGGGATCTTGTATCCACTCTTCGGCACAAATTTTCCTGGCTTTGAGATTGCCTTTCTGTGGCCCCAATGTGATTGACCACTATTTCTGTGACTTGCAGCCCTTGTTGAAACTTGCCTGCATGGACACTTATGTGATAAATTTGCTAGTTGTTTCCAACAGTGGGGCCATATGCACGGTGAGTTTCATAATCCTGCTTACCTCCTATGTTGTCATCTTGTACTCTCTGCGTAACCACAGTGCTGAAGGAAGGCGAAAAGCCCTTTCCACCTGCACCTCCCACTTTATTGTGGTTGTCTTATTTTTTGGTCCATGCATATTCATATACACACGTCCCCCAGCTACATTTCCAATTGACAAAATAGTGGCTGTGTTTTATACAATTGGGACGCCCCTGCTGAACCCTCTGATCTATACACTGAGGAATATGGAAGTGAAAAAAGCCATGAAGAAATTATGGTGTAGCAAAGTATGA